A portion of the Aphelocoma coerulescens isolate FSJ_1873_10779 chromosome 1, UR_Acoe_1.0, whole genome shotgun sequence genome contains these proteins:
- the LOC138107148 gene encoding LOW QUALITY PROTEIN: transmembrane protein 50B-like (The sequence of the model RefSeq protein was modified relative to this genomic sequence to represent the inferred CDS: inserted 2 bases in 1 codon), whose protein sequence is MAGFLDNFRWPECERIDWSECCNAIASIVAGVLFFPGWWIMIDVAVVYPKLEQLNHAFHTCGVFSTLAFFMINPVSNEQVRGDSYSDGCLGRTGAQIWLFIGFMLMFGSLIASMWILFGAYVTQNTNVYPGLAVFFQNALIFFSTXYKFGRTEEVWG, encoded by the exons ATGGCAGGGTTCCTGGACAATTTCCGCTGGCCGGAGTGCGAGCGCATCGACTGGAGTGAGTGCTGCAATGCCATCGCCTCCATCGTGGCTGGGGTGCTGTTTTTCCCAGGCTGGTGGATCATGATCGACGTTGCCGTGGTTTATCCCAAGCTGGAGCAGCTGAACCACGCCTTCCACACCTGTGGGGTCTTCTCCACGCTGGCCTTCTTCATGATAAATCCTGTATCAAATGAACAGGTGAGAGGAGACAGCTACAGTGATGGATGCTTAGGAAGAACAGGGGCTCAGATCTGGCTCTTCATCGGCTTCATGTTGATGTTTGGATCACTCattgcttccatgtggatcctCTTTGGAGCATACGTTACACAGAACACTAACGTGTACCCTGGATTAGCAGTGTTTTTCCAGAATGCATTAATATTTTTCAGCAC CTACAAGTTTGGGAGAACAGAAGAAGTGTGGGGCTGA